The following nucleotide sequence is from Tardiphaga alba.
GCGCTGACCGGATGCATGCTGACGTCGGATTTGCCCGATCCGGCGCTGGATATCCCCACCGTTTACAAGGATGCCCACACCAGCAAACCGGGCGCGGCCGTGCCGGCGCTCGACTGGTGGCGCGGCTTCCGCTCGGCCGAGCTCACTCAGCTCATGGAAGAGGCGCAAACCGTCAATCTGGATATCGCAGCTGCCGTGGCGCGACTCCGGCAGGCGGATGCGCAGGCGCGAATCACCGGCGCGGCGCTGTTGCCGACCTTGAGCGCGGGCGGTCAGGAAAACTACGCGCGCACCTCCGGTTCGAGTGCCAGCGGCCTGACCAATAACGGCCGCGAGATCACCAACTTCCAGGCGTCGCTCTCCGCCAGCTACGAGATCGATTTCTGGGGCAAGAATCGAGACGCGGCGCTGGCGGCCGAAGAGACGGCCAATGCCAGCCGCTTCGACCGCGACGTCGTCGCCCTGACCACCATGGCGGCGGTGGCCAATGCCTATTTCCAGGTGGTGACGGCGCAGGACCGGATCCGAACCGCCGAGCGCAACATCGCCAGTGCGGTCCGCATCCTCGATGCGATCAAGCAGCGTTTCAGCGCAGGTACCGGTTCCGAGCTGGACGTGGCGCAGCAGGAAAGCGTGCTCGCGAACCAACGCGCCTCGGTGCCGCTGTTGCGCACCACGCTGGCTCAGAACAAGCATGCGTTGGCGACGCTGGTGTCGCGTCCGCCGGAGAGCGTGCGTGTCGCCGGCGGCACGCTGAACGCCATTACTGGACCGAAGGTAACGCCGGGGCTGCCGTCTGAGCTTCTCACCCAGCGTCCGGATATTCGCCGACAGGAAGCTCAGCTCGCTGCGGCAACCGCCAATGTGGGGAGCGCGCGTGCGCAGTTCTTCCCGACGATCCAGCTGACCGGTTCGGGCGGCTACCAAAGCGCCGCCCTCGTGGCTCTGTTCAATCCCAATGCGGCGTTCTTCAGCCTGGTGGGCGGACTGACACAGCCGATTTTCGATGGCGGGCGCATTCGCGGCAATTTCGAACTGACGCAGGCGCGTCAGGACGAGCTGCTGCAGACCTATCGCAAAACGGTCGTTTCCGCCTTCGCCGACGTGGACAATGCGCTGGTGGCGATCCGCCAGACCACGGAACGGCTGCGACTGCAGCGTGAAGTGGTCCGCGCGTCGCGGCGAGCCTTTGAACTCTCCGAGCAGCAATTGCGCGCCGGAACCGCTGATATCGTAACTGTGCTAAACACCCAGCTGACGCTGTTCCAGGCCGAGGACACGCTGTCCCAGGCGCAGCTTGCGCGGCTGCAGGCCATCGTCAGCCTCTATCAGGCGCTGGGCGGCGGCTGGGAGCCGAAAATGGAAAGACCGGTCAATGCTCTTTAAGCCGGACATGAAAGCTGCCAGCGATGGCGTGGCGACGGTTGCCGGCAAGGCCCGCCGCCGCACCGTCTCGATCGCGGTGACGCTGCTGATCCTTGGCGGCCTCGGCTATATCGCCTGGCAGGCTATGCAGCCGCGTCAGGGTGGTGGCGACATGCGCCGCGGCGGCTTCCGGCCGGACATGATGATCGTGCCGGTGCTCGCAGCCACGCCGAAGAT
It contains:
- a CDS encoding efflux transporter outer membrane subunit; the protein is MLTSDLPDPALDIPTVYKDAHTSKPGAAVPALDWWRGFRSAELTQLMEEAQTVNLDIAAAVARLRQADAQARITGAALLPTLSAGGQENYARTSGSSASGLTNNGREITNFQASLSASYEIDFWGKNRDAALAAEETANASRFDRDVVALTTMAAVANAYFQVVTAQDRIRTAERNIASAVRILDAIKQRFSAGTGSELDVAQQESVLANQRASVPLLRTTLAQNKHALATLVSRPPESVRVAGGTLNAITGPKVTPGLPSELLTQRPDIRRQEAQLAAATANVGSARAQFFPTIQLTGSGGYQSAALVALFNPNAAFFSLVGGLTQPIFDGGRIRGNFELTQARQDELLQTYRKTVVSAFADVDNALVAIRQTTERLRLQREVVRASRRAFELSEQQLRAGTADIVTVLNTQLTLFQAEDTLSQAQLARLQAIVSLYQALGGGWEPKMERPVNAL